One genomic window of Equus caballus isolate H_3958 breed thoroughbred chromosome 6, TB-T2T, whole genome shotgun sequence includes the following:
- the LOC100058291 gene encoding C-X-C chemokine receptor type 2 has product MTIILQDVWNDTDLWLWFGDEYGNFTDILPTGTSYSPCSMDPETLNKYAVVVIYALVFLLSLLGNSLVMLVILYSRIGRSVTDVYLLNLAMADLLFALTLPIWAASKAKGWTFGTVLCKLVSLLKEVNFYSGILLLASISVDRYLAIVHATRTLTQKRHWVKFICLGIWILSFILALPVFLFRKAITSPSSVLVCYEDMGANTTKWRMVMRVLPQTFGFLVPLLVMLFCYGLTLRTLFQAHMGQKHRAMRVIFAVVLVFLLCWLPYNLVLVSDTLMRLQVIQETCVRRNDINRALDATEILGFFHSCLNPLIYAFIGQKFRHGLLRIMAIHGLVSKEFLAKDSRPSFVGSSSGNTSITL; this is encoded by the coding sequence ATGACTATCATCCTGCAAGATGTGTGGAATGATACCGATCTGTGGTTATGGTTTGGGGATGAGTATGGTAATTTCACCGACATACTACCCACAGGAACATCTTACAGTCCCTGTAGTATGGACCCTGAGACACTCAACAAGTATGCTGTGGTTGTCATCTATGCCCTGGTCTTCCTGCTGAGCCTGCTGGGAAACTCCCTGGTGATGCTGGTCATCTTATACAGCCGGATTGGCCGCTCTGTCACTGATGTCTACCTGCTGAACCTGGCCATGGCCGACCTGCTCTTTGCCTTGACCTTGCCTATCTGGGCCGCCTCCAAGGCAAAGGGCTGGACCTTTGGCACAGTCCTGTGCAAGCTGGTCTCGCTCCTGAAGGAAGTCAACTTCTACAGCGGTATCCTACTGCTGGCCTCCATCAGCGTGGACCGCTACCTGGCCATCGTCCACGCCACACGCACACTGACCCAGAAGCGGCACTGGGTCAAGTTCATATGCTTGGGCATCTGGATCCTGTCCTTCATCTTGGccctgcccgtcttcctcttCCGAAAGGCCATCACCTCTCCCTCTTCTGTCCTAGTCTGCTACGAGGACATGGGCGCCAACACAACAAAATGGCGGATGGTGATGCGGGTCCTGCCCCAGACCTTCGGCTTCCTCGTGCCACTGCTGGTCATGCTGTTCTGCTACGGTCTCACCCTGCGCACGCTGTTTCAGGCCCACATGGGGCAGAAGCACCGGGCCATGCGGGTCATCTTTGCTGTCGTGCTCGTCTTCCTGCTCTGCTGGCTGCCCTACAACCTGGTCCTGGTCTCAGACACCCTCATGAGGCTCCAGGTCATCCAGGAGACCTGTGTGCGTCGCAATGACATTAACCGGGCCCTGGACGCCACCGAGATTCTGGGCTTCTTCCACAGCTGCCTCAATCCCCTCATCTACGCCTTCATTGGCCAGAAGTTTCGCCACGGACTGCTCAGGATCATGGCCATCCACGGCCTGGTCAGCAAGGAGTTCTTGGCCAAGGACAGCAGGCCTTCCTTTGTGGGCTCTTCTTCAGGGAACACTTCTATCACGCTCTAG